A single genomic interval of Streptomyces sp. NBC_00663 harbors:
- a CDS encoding cyclic nucleotide-binding domain-containing protein, whose translation MNAPATTTMPRALPAAHRDRLMGIAREVSFPEGVRLFEEGARADRFWIIRTGTVDLDMHVPGRRPAVIESLGHNELVGWSWLYPPHVWHLGAGTASPLRAYEFDATVVRQMCQDDPEFGRTIARWVGEVVAHRLQASRTRLLDLYAPYGSGGMH comes from the coding sequence ATGAACGCACCCGCAACGACGACCATGCCGCGGGCGCTGCCCGCCGCACACCGCGACCGCCTGATGGGCATCGCCCGCGAGGTGTCCTTCCCCGAGGGCGTCCGGCTCTTCGAGGAGGGCGCCCGGGCCGACCGGTTCTGGATCATCCGCACCGGAACCGTGGACCTCGACATGCACGTGCCCGGCCGACGACCGGCGGTGATCGAGTCGCTCGGACACAACGAACTCGTCGGCTGGTCCTGGCTGTACCCGCCGCACGTGTGGCATCTGGGTGCCGGCACCGCGTCGCCGCTGCGGGCCTATGAGTTCGACGCGACCGTCGTGCGGCAGATGTGCCAGGACGACCCGGAGTTCGGCCGCACCATCGCCCGGTGGGTCGGCGAGGTCGTCGCCCATCGCCTACAGGCGTCCCGTACGCGGCTGCTCGACCTGTACGCCCCCTACGGCAGCGGCGGCATGCACTGA
- a CDS encoding CBS domain-containing protein translates to MSGTPHIVSDVMTRAVACVDRDAAFKDIVRTMQDRKVSAVPVVDGGGRVVGVVSEADLLPKEEFRDSDPDRSTQLRRLSDLAKAGSVTAGELMTAPALTVGPDVTLAQAARTMARSRVKRLPVVDADGRPAGIVSRADLLKVFLRGDEDIAEEVRREVVAYLFPTQADAVRVEVHDGVVRLGGRVRDRSLVPVAARLVRAVEGVVDVEFRLDREADTDLA, encoded by the coding sequence GTGTCCGGTACCCCGCACATCGTGAGTGACGTGATGACCCGCGCCGTGGCCTGCGTGGACCGCGACGCCGCCTTCAAGGACATCGTCCGGACCATGCAGGACCGCAAGGTCAGCGCGGTGCCGGTGGTGGACGGCGGCGGCCGGGTCGTCGGAGTGGTGTCCGAGGCCGATCTGCTGCCCAAGGAGGAGTTCCGCGACAGCGACCCGGACCGCTCCACTCAGCTGCGCCGGCTGTCCGACCTGGCGAAGGCCGGTTCGGTGACCGCCGGTGAGCTGATGACCGCCCCCGCCCTGACCGTCGGCCCCGACGTGACGCTCGCGCAGGCCGCGCGGACGATGGCGCGGTCCCGCGTCAAGCGGCTCCCGGTCGTCGACGCCGACGGCCGGCCGGCCGGCATCGTCAGCCGCGCCGACCTGCTCAAGGTGTTCCTGCGCGGCGACGAGGACATCGCGGAGGAGGTACGGCGGGAGGTCGTCGCCTACCTCTTCCCGACCCAGGCGGACGCGGTACGTGTCGAGGTCCACGACGGTGTCGTGCGGCTGGGCGGCCGGGTCCGTGACAGGTCCCTGGTCCCGGTGGCGGCACGGCTGGTCCGCGCGGTGGAGGGGGTCGTGGACGTCGAGTTCCGGCTCGACCGGGAAGCGGACACCGACCTCGCCTGA
- a CDS encoding glycoside hydrolase family 65 protein gives MTGWTWEYEGYTPADERLRESLCTLGNGCFATRGALPECAADGVHYPGTYVAGCYNRLTSEVAGREVENEDMVNVPNWLPLRFRLPGGDWLTPDGTPLLGHRLTLHLSSGMLERHTRYDLGAQRVLAVRQQRVVHMADPHLAVLRTEFTAEGYAGELDVEAALDGGVSNAGVSRYRDLDGRHLTHVHAGSAGPDTVWLRCRTRTSDIRIAMAARLTADGIVTARHEPPRAVQRVTLSLTPGRTATVDKTVALRTSRDPAISDPLSAAVDRVERSPGFDELLESHLTAWDQLWCRAALDVAGEPGRILRLHLFHVLQTLSPHTADLDVGVPARGLHGEAYRGHVFWDELFVLPYLNLHFPEVSRALLRYRHRRLEQACTAARRAGRKGAMYPWQSGSDGREETQQLHLNPRSGRWLADHSRLQHHVGSAVAYNIWEYCEASGDTEFLHTKGAEMLLQIARFWADSAGYDDRLGRHRIKGVVGPDEYHEAYPGAITPGLDDNAYTNVTAAWVLTRTLELLRALPEPRRRELVERTGLDGGELELWEDVSRTLHVPFHAGVISQFEGYGDLAELDWDGYRRRYGDIRRLDRILEAEGDTVNRYQASKQADVLMLGYLFSPAELQGLFGRLGLPLDDETWRRTVDHYLRRTSHGSTLSGLVHGWVLARARRAEAWKYCQEALQGDIADVQGGTTGEGIHLGAMAGTLDLVQRGLTGLETRGGALWLDPVPLPELSSYGFELRYQGHWGVRLHLERGRLEITVPSSDATPIDVRLPDRAVRLAPGETGRLDLAE, from the coding sequence GTGACGGGCTGGACCTGGGAGTACGAGGGCTACACGCCCGCAGACGAACGGCTGCGCGAGTCGCTGTGCACGCTGGGCAACGGCTGCTTCGCCACCCGCGGTGCACTGCCCGAGTGCGCGGCGGACGGCGTGCACTACCCGGGCACCTATGTCGCCGGCTGCTACAACCGGCTCACCTCCGAGGTCGCGGGCCGCGAGGTCGAGAACGAGGACATGGTCAACGTCCCCAACTGGTTGCCGTTGCGCTTCCGGCTGCCCGGTGGCGACTGGCTCACCCCCGACGGCACCCCGCTGCTCGGTCACCGGCTGACCCTGCACCTGTCCTCCGGGATGCTGGAGCGGCACACCCGCTACGACCTTGGCGCGCAACGGGTGCTGGCGGTGCGCCAGCAGCGCGTCGTGCACATGGCCGATCCTCATCTCGCCGTCCTGCGCACCGAGTTCACGGCCGAAGGCTACGCCGGGGAGCTGGATGTCGAGGCGGCCCTCGACGGCGGCGTCAGCAACGCGGGCGTGTCCCGGTACCGCGACCTGGACGGCCGTCATCTCACCCATGTGCACGCCGGCTCCGCCGGACCGGACACCGTGTGGCTGCGCTGCCGCACCCGCACCTCGGACATCCGCATCGCCATGGCGGCCCGGCTGACCGCCGACGGGATCGTCACCGCCCGGCACGAACCACCCCGCGCGGTCCAGCGGGTGACTCTCTCCCTGACGCCCGGCCGTACCGCGACCGTGGACAAGACCGTCGCCCTGCGCACCTCGCGCGACCCGGCGATCAGCGACCCGCTGTCCGCCGCGGTCGACCGCGTGGAACGGTCCCCGGGCTTCGACGAACTGCTCGAATCACACCTCACCGCCTGGGACCAGCTGTGGTGCCGGGCGGCCCTGGACGTGGCCGGGGAGCCGGGCCGGATCCTGCGCCTGCACCTGTTCCATGTGCTGCAGACCCTCTCCCCGCACACCGCCGACCTCGATGTCGGCGTGCCCGCGCGGGGCCTGCACGGCGAGGCATATCGCGGCCACGTCTTCTGGGACGAGCTGTTCGTCCTGCCGTACTTGAATCTGCATTTCCCCGAGGTCTCCCGTGCTCTGCTGCGCTACCGCCACCGCCGTCTGGAGCAGGCCTGCACGGCAGCGCGACGGGCGGGCCGCAAGGGGGCGATGTACCCGTGGCAGAGCGGCAGCGACGGCCGCGAGGAGACCCAGCAGCTCCATCTCAACCCGCGTTCCGGCCGTTGGCTGGCCGACCACTCCCGGCTTCAGCACCACGTCGGCTCGGCCGTCGCCTACAACATCTGGGAGTACTGCGAGGCCAGCGGCGACACGGAGTTCCTGCACACCAAGGGCGCCGAGATGCTGCTCCAGATCGCCCGCTTCTGGGCCGACTCGGCGGGTTACGACGACCGTCTCGGCCGGCACCGGATCAAGGGCGTCGTGGGCCCCGACGAGTACCACGAGGCGTACCCCGGCGCGATCACACCCGGCCTCGACGACAACGCCTACACCAATGTCACCGCCGCGTGGGTCCTGACCCGCACCCTGGAGCTGTTGCGGGCCCTGCCCGAACCCCGCCGCCGTGAACTGGTCGAGCGGACCGGGCTGGACGGGGGTGAGCTGGAGCTGTGGGAGGACGTCTCGCGCACCCTGCACGTGCCCTTCCACGCCGGAGTCATCAGTCAGTTCGAGGGCTACGGAGATCTCGCCGAACTCGACTGGGACGGCTACCGCAGACGCTACGGCGACATCCGGCGCCTGGACCGGATCCTGGAGGCGGAGGGCGACACCGTCAACCGCTACCAGGCATCCAAACAGGCCGACGTGCTGATGCTCGGCTATCTGTTCTCCCCGGCGGAACTTCAGGGCCTGTTCGGCCGGCTGGGGCTGCCGCTCGACGACGAGACCTGGCGCCGGACCGTCGACCACTACCTGCGCCGCACCAGCCACGGCTCCACCCTCAGCGGCCTGGTGCACGGCTGGGTGCTGGCCCGGGCGCGGCGCGCGGAGGCATGGAAGTACTGCCAGGAGGCCCTCCAGGGCGACATCGCCGATGTCCAGGGCGGCACCACCGGCGAGGGCATCCACCTCGGCGCCATGGCCGGCACGCTCGATCTGGTCCAGCGCGGGCTGACCGGCCTGGAGACCCGGGGCGGAGCCCTGTGGCTCGACCCGGTGCCGCTGCCGGAACTCTCCTCGTACGGCTTCGAGCTGCGCTATCAGGGCCACTGGGGAGTACGGCTGCACCTGGAGCGCGGCCGACTGGAGATCACGGTGCCGTCGTCGGACGCCACCCCCATCGACGTGCGGCTGCCGGACCGGGCGGTACGCCTGGCGCCGGGGGAGACGGGGCGGCTGGACCTGGCGGAGTGA
- a CDS encoding HAD family hydrolase, which produces MRRPRTHTDPDERVAPVLRDIRAVVFDTDGVITDSARVHAAAWKTALDAFLRAHPPADPAQRRPFDVRDDYLRHVDGKSRLDGAAAFLASRGLDPSEDTVRAVAADKERLFTERLRAHGVDAYPGTVRLVRALRRAGVPVAAASASRHAGELLDHAGVLDLFDALVDGGEAARLALPGKPRPDLFLEAVRRLGVPADRAAVVEDALAGVEAGRRGGFALVVGVDRAATGESGAALRHSGADVVVRDLAELVVAGESK; this is translated from the coding sequence GTGCGCCGCCCGCGCACCCACACGGACCCCGACGAGCGGGTCGCCCCCGTCCTGCGGGACATCCGGGCCGTCGTCTTCGACACCGACGGAGTGATCACCGACTCGGCCCGGGTGCACGCCGCGGCATGGAAGACGGCCCTCGACGCCTTCCTGCGCGCGCATCCGCCCGCGGACCCCGCCCAGCGGCGGCCGTTCGACGTGCGGGACGACTATCTGCGCCACGTGGACGGAAAGTCCCGCCTCGACGGCGCCGCCGCCTTCCTCGCCTCCCGGGGCCTCGATCCGTCCGAGGACACCGTGCGGGCCGTCGCCGCGGACAAGGAGCGGCTGTTCACCGAGCGGCTGCGCGCACACGGCGTCGACGCCTACCCGGGCACCGTCCGCCTGGTGCGTGCCCTGCGCCGGGCGGGGGTGCCCGTCGCGGCCGCCTCCGCGTCCCGGCACGCCGGGGAGCTGCTCGACCACGCCGGGGTGCTGGACCTGTTCGACGCGCTCGTGGACGGCGGCGAGGCCGCCCGGCTCGCCCTGCCCGGCAAGCCCAGGCCCGACCTGTTCCTGGAGGCGGTACGGCGCCTCGGTGTCCCCGCGGATCGGGCCGCCGTCGTGGAGGACGCCCTGGCCGGAGTCGAAGCGGGCCGTCGGGGCGGCTTCGCCCTCGTGGTCGGTGTGGATCGCGCCGCCACCGGGGAATCGGGCGCCGCACTGCGGCACAGCGGCGCCGATGTCGTCGTACGGGATCTCGCGGAACTGGTCGTGGCAGGGGAGTCGAAGTGA
- a CDS encoding universal stress protein, with amino-acid sequence MELPLVVGVDGSESSLSAVDWAADEAARHGLPLRLVYASLWERYEGVLPSTDPDRPSDQVMADDVVGIAAERARRRHPEVKVFTEVVPDEAVDALLREGLGASALVTGSRGRGAFQGLLLGSVGLTVAARAHCPVIVVRGDRASREGTHERILLGVGDPAASGEAVRFAFREAEARRCTLDVVRAWRRPEHETADHPPPAAGHAGHEHAEQASTLLDAALLDAAADHPGVRVRRATVEGPARKVLLNRSAAADLVIIGARRATGHFGLQLGRVGHTLLHHAQCPVAIVPQPV; translated from the coding sequence ATGGAGCTGCCCCTGGTCGTGGGTGTGGACGGATCGGAGTCGAGTCTGTCGGCGGTCGACTGGGCCGCGGACGAGGCGGCCCGGCACGGGCTGCCGTTGCGCCTGGTGTACGCGTCGCTGTGGGAGCGCTACGAGGGCGTCCTGCCGTCCACGGACCCGGACCGGCCGTCCGATCAGGTGATGGCCGACGACGTCGTCGGCATCGCGGCGGAACGTGCCCGCCGTCGCCACCCCGAGGTCAAGGTGTTCACCGAGGTGGTCCCCGACGAGGCCGTCGACGCGCTGCTGCGCGAGGGGCTCGGGGCCTCGGCCCTGGTGACCGGCAGCCGCGGCCGCGGTGCGTTCCAGGGACTGCTCCTCGGCTCGGTCGGCCTGACCGTGGCGGCCCGCGCCCACTGCCCGGTGATCGTGGTCCGCGGCGACCGCGCAAGCCGCGAGGGCACTCACGAGCGGATCCTGCTCGGCGTCGGCGATCCCGCCGCCTCCGGTGAGGCCGTGCGGTTCGCCTTCCGCGAGGCCGAGGCACGCCGGTGCACCCTGGACGTCGTACGCGCCTGGCGCCGTCCGGAGCACGAGACGGCCGACCACCCGCCGCCGGCCGCCGGACACGCGGGCCACGAACACGCCGAGCAGGCCTCCACGCTGCTCGACGCGGCGCTGCTCGACGCCGCGGCCGACCATCCGGGAGTGCGCGTACGCCGCGCCACCGTGGAAGGGCCGGCCCGCAAGGTGCTGCTGAACCGGTCGGCGGCCGCCGACCTCGTGATCATCGGGGCGCGTCGCGCGACCGGCCACTTCGGGCTCCAACTCGGCCGGGTGGGACACACGTTGCTGCACCACGCCCAGTGCCCGGTCGCCATCGTCCCGCAGCCGGTGTGA
- a CDS encoding MBL fold metallo-hydrolase, with amino-acid sequence MITGVAGPEERHAATRSRPALLTFLGGVGTVTGSKFLVESDRARVLVDCGLFQGLADLRRRNWRELPCDGADIETVVVTHAHLDHCGYLPRLARHGFRGRIVTTQFTARLMEIVLRDSARLQLEAAHHANEHGWSKHHPARPLYDDSDVDRTLKLLDPVPVHTPVDIAPGTGLTLHPAGHILGSAWAHLTLEDGHTLAVSGDLGRPGHPLLLPPEPFSGADVLLMESTYGNRWHEEEAGRARFAEVLGRTLARGGTVVVPAFALDRTEVVLHELAELRRAGVLPAAVPVYVDSPMALSALDVYRDAALMKAPELRPEVTAGGVAALGSEPFHTVRSLQESLDLGHTGGPAVIVSSSGMATGGRVVHHLRRLLPDPRNAVVVVGFAAQGTRARDLVDGAQVLKMFGEYVPVRAQIANVPHFSAHADTGQLVDWLRDAPAPHATYLVHGEPDAAAALRDRIDGTLGWTAVVPRSGERVLVR; translated from the coding sequence ATGATCACAGGGGTAGCGGGACCGGAGGAGCGGCACGCCGCGACGCGTTCACGGCCGGCACTGCTGACGTTCCTCGGCGGAGTGGGCACGGTGACCGGCAGCAAGTTCCTCGTCGAGAGCGACCGCGCGCGTGTCCTCGTCGACTGCGGGCTCTTCCAGGGCCTGGCCGACCTACGCCGGCGCAACTGGCGCGAACTGCCCTGCGACGGCGCGGACATCGAGACGGTCGTCGTCACCCACGCCCACCTGGACCACTGCGGTTACCTGCCGCGGCTGGCGCGGCACGGCTTCCGGGGGCGGATCGTGACGACACAGTTCACCGCCCGGCTGATGGAGATCGTGCTGCGGGACAGCGCCAGGCTCCAGCTGGAGGCCGCCCACCACGCCAACGAACACGGCTGGTCCAAGCACCACCCCGCCCGGCCCCTGTACGACGACTCGGACGTAGACCGCACCCTGAAGCTGCTCGACCCCGTTCCCGTCCACACCCCGGTCGACATCGCCCCCGGGACCGGGCTCACGCTGCACCCCGCCGGTCACATTCTCGGCTCCGCCTGGGCGCATCTCACCCTGGAGGACGGACACACCCTCGCCGTCAGCGGAGACCTCGGCCGTCCCGGCCATCCGCTGCTGCTGCCGCCGGAGCCCTTCTCCGGGGCGGACGTCCTGCTGATGGAGTCCACCTACGGCAACCGATGGCACGAGGAGGAGGCGGGCCGGGCGCGCTTCGCCGAGGTACTGGGCCGCACCCTGGCACGCGGCGGGACCGTCGTCGTACCGGCCTTCGCCCTGGACCGCACCGAGGTGGTCCTGCACGAGCTCGCCGAGCTGCGCCGCGCCGGCGTGCTCCCGGCCGCCGTGCCGGTGTACGTCGACAGTCCGATGGCCCTGTCCGCCCTCGACGTCTACCGGGACGCCGCCCTGATGAAGGCTCCCGAGCTCCGCCCCGAGGTGACCGCGGGCGGCGTGGCCGCACTCGGCTCCGAGCCGTTCCACACCGTCCGCTCGCTCCAGGAGTCCCTCGACCTCGGACACACCGGCGGACCCGCCGTCATCGTCTCGTCGTCCGGCATGGCGACCGGCGGACGGGTCGTGCATCATCTGCGCCGCCTGCTGCCCGACCCGCGCAACGCGGTCGTCGTGGTGGGCTTCGCCGCGCAGGGCACGCGCGCCCGGGACCTCGTCGACGGCGCCCAGGTGCTGAAGATGTTCGGGGAGTACGTTCCGGTACGCGCCCAGATCGCGAACGTGCCGCACTTCTCGGCCCATGCCGACACCGGGCAGCTCGTCGACTGGCTGCGTGACGCCCCCGCTCCGCACGCCACCTACCTGGTCCACGGTGAGCCGGACGCGGCCGCCGCCCTGCGCGACCGGATCGACGGGACGCTGGGCTGGACGGCGGTCGTGCCGCGCTCGGGGGAGCGGGTGCTGGTCCGCTGA
- a CDS encoding CBS domain-containing protein → MYSTPRHVSEVMTRTVVALGSTTTFKDIVKAMRRRQISALPVIDDAHRVVGVVSEADLLPKEEFRAHDPDPDTRLHRPEALARAQARTAGELMTAPAVTVDADASLARAARIMARHQVKHLPVVDGAGLLTGIVSRTDLLKVFLRTDADIAQEVRREVVEPLFPDPLDPVRVEVRDGVVALAGRIRDTGLVPIAVRLARAVEGVVDVDCALMGPPRRPVLDPDPEDHPQPERSDGPIGRT, encoded by the coding sequence ATGTACAGCACCCCCCGTCACGTGAGCGAGGTGATGACCCGCACGGTGGTCGCCCTCGGGAGCACCACGACCTTCAAGGACATCGTGAAGGCCATGCGGCGCCGGCAGATCAGCGCCCTGCCCGTGATCGACGACGCGCACCGGGTCGTGGGCGTCGTCTCCGAGGCCGATCTGCTGCCCAAGGAGGAGTTCCGTGCCCACGACCCCGACCCGGACACCCGCCTGCACCGCCCCGAGGCCCTCGCCCGGGCCCAGGCACGCACCGCGGGCGAGCTGATGACGGCACCCGCCGTCACCGTCGACGCGGACGCGAGCCTCGCCCGGGCCGCCCGGATCATGGCCCGGCACCAGGTCAAACATCTGCCGGTCGTCGACGGCGCCGGCCTCCTGACGGGCATCGTCAGCCGCACCGACCTGCTCAAGGTGTTTCTGCGCACCGACGCGGACATCGCCCAGGAAGTGCGCCGAGAGGTGGTCGAGCCGCTCTTCCCCGACCCGCTGGACCCGGTGCGGGTGGAGGTGCGGGACGGGGTCGTCGCCCTGGCGGGCCGGATCCGGGACACCGGCCTCGTCCCCATCGCCGTACGGCTCGCACGGGCCGTGGAGGGGGTGGTGGACGTGGACTGCGCGCTCATGGGTCCGCCCCGGCGGCCGGTCCTCGACCCGGATCCGGAGGACCACCCGCAGCCCGAACGGTCCGACGGGCCGATCGGGAGGACGTGA
- a CDS encoding universal stress protein: MPRPVVVGLDGSSESLAAADWAAREALRRGLPLRLVHAWEGGTAQGVPGPPELAAPRYWSQRILRGALDRLGERYPQVRLSADQVPRSAADALAAAGDEAELLVLGSRAFSGFGGFMAGSVALATVARATRPVVLVRARHSLESEHLPDAGGGPALSTPYRAVVVGVDPAQHCDEVLAFAFESAMMRAAVLRAVYAWQLPYLPGAVVARAGSTMGGAAERSLRAVLGPWREKFPVVEVDELVPEGRAGLRLTLAAQDAGLLVVGRRIRPARVGTHTGPVAHAVMHHVRCPVAVVPHE; this comes from the coding sequence GTGCCTCGACCCGTTGTCGTAGGACTGGACGGTTCGAGTGAGAGTCTCGCCGCCGCCGACTGGGCGGCCCGGGAGGCGCTCAGGCGCGGCCTGCCGCTGCGCCTGGTGCACGCGTGGGAGGGCGGGACGGCGCAGGGCGTGCCAGGGCCGCCCGAGTTGGCGGCGCCCCGTTACTGGTCGCAGCGGATTCTGCGCGGGGCCCTGGACCGGCTCGGTGAGCGGTATCCGCAGGTACGACTGAGCGCCGATCAGGTGCCGCGGTCCGCGGCCGACGCCTTGGCCGCCGCGGGCGACGAGGCGGAGCTGCTGGTACTGGGCAGCCGGGCCTTCAGCGGCTTCGGCGGTTTCATGGCCGGTTCGGTGGCGCTGGCGACGGTGGCCCGGGCGACGCGGCCGGTCGTCCTCGTACGGGCTCGTCACAGCCTGGAGTCCGAGCATCTGCCGGACGCCGGGGGCGGGCCCGCCCTCAGCACGCCGTACCGGGCCGTGGTGGTCGGCGTCGACCCCGCGCAGCACTGTGACGAGGTACTCGCCTTCGCCTTCGAGAGCGCGATGATGCGGGCGGCTGTGCTCCGCGCCGTGTACGCGTGGCAGCTGCCGTATCTGCCCGGCGCCGTGGTGGCCAGGGCCGGCAGCACCATGGGTGGGGCCGCCGAACGGAGCCTTCGCGCGGTGCTCGGGCCGTGGCGGGAGAAGTTCCCCGTCGTGGAGGTCGATGAGCTGGTGCCCGAGGGCCGTGCCGGCCTGCGACTGACGCTCGCCGCACAGGACGCCGGTCTGCTGGTCGTCGGCCGCCGGATCCGGCCGGCCCGCGTCGGTACGCACACCGGGCCCGTCGCGCACGCGGTGATGCACCACGTGCGGTGCCCGGTCGCCGTCGTGCCCCACGAATGA
- a CDS encoding sensor histidine kinase produces MGSHEQAGEARVRLPQLKLDELLEELQARLDAARGTRDRVHSLLEAVLSVGRELDLEQALRSIVEAAAVLVDARYAALGVIGSDGKRLSAFHTVGVSAEQIARIGPYPEGHGILGELITHPEPLLLAKLSEHPASYGFPAHHPPMNTFLGVPIRVRDQVFGNLYLTEKRGGAQFDEEDEAVLSTLAVAAGVAIDNARLYEESRLRERWLRATAEITQSLMSGSERGAALALIADSAREITGAGLAVIAMPLEGTDSLRVELAVGTGAEAHHGLVLPVDSSLIGQAFASAGPATSPDVARDERVPNAVPRFTGLGAAVAVPIGTGEGLRGVLLLVRAAGRPVFTAKETEPLHGFAAQAAIALELAERRQDAEQIALLKDRDRIARDLHDLAIQRLFATGMTLQSAGRFIDHEEASERVVRAVDDLDETIKIIRSTIFGLRARDGAAGTGLRARVVRVTGEAAQVLGFAPSVRMVGLVDTDVPREIGDEVVAVLSEALTNIARHAHAARADVALETDGLEVRLTVTDNGVGVPADGRRSGLGNMAERAGQLGGDFAILTPEGGGTRLEWRVPVPRAEG; encoded by the coding sequence GTGGGAAGCCATGAGCAGGCCGGGGAGGCCCGCGTACGGCTGCCGCAGCTGAAGCTCGACGAGCTGCTGGAGGAGTTGCAGGCGCGCCTCGACGCGGCCCGCGGCACCCGTGACCGGGTGCACAGCCTGCTGGAGGCGGTGCTCTCGGTCGGCCGGGAGCTCGATCTGGAGCAGGCGCTGCGCAGCATCGTGGAGGCCGCGGCGGTGCTGGTGGACGCGCGGTACGCGGCGCTGGGTGTGATCGGTTCGGACGGCAAGCGGCTCTCGGCGTTCCACACCGTCGGTGTCAGCGCGGAGCAGATCGCCCGGATCGGCCCCTATCCGGAGGGGCACGGCATCCTCGGTGAGCTGATCACGCATCCCGAGCCGCTGCTGCTGGCGAAGCTCTCCGAGCATCCCGCCTCGTACGGCTTCCCGGCCCATCACCCGCCCATGAACACCTTCCTCGGCGTCCCGATCCGGGTGCGTGACCAGGTCTTCGGCAACCTGTATCTGACGGAGAAGCGGGGCGGGGCGCAGTTCGACGAGGAGGACGAGGCAGTGCTGTCGACCCTCGCCGTCGCCGCCGGCGTGGCCATCGACAACGCCCGCCTGTACGAGGAGTCCCGGCTGCGCGAGCGCTGGCTGCGGGCCACCGCCGAGATCACGCAGAGCCTGATGTCCGGCAGCGAGCGCGGCGCGGCCCTCGCGCTCATCGCCGACAGCGCCCGGGAGATCACCGGCGCCGGCCTCGCCGTGATCGCCATGCCGCTGGAGGGTACCGACTCGCTGCGGGTGGAACTGGCTGTCGGGACCGGTGCCGAGGCGCATCACGGACTCGTGCTGCCCGTCGACAGCAGCCTGATCGGCCAGGCCTTCGCCAGCGCCGGCCCCGCGACCAGTCCGGACGTGGCCCGCGACGAGCGTGTGCCGAACGCCGTGCCGCGTTTCACCGGCCTCGGGGCGGCGGTGGCCGTGCCCATCGGGACGGGGGAGGGCCTGCGCGGTGTGCTGCTGCTGGTGCGCGCGGCGGGGCGGCCGGTGTTCACCGCGAAGGAGACGGAGCCGTTGCACGGCTTCGCCGCCCAGGCGGCGATCGCCCTGGAGCTGGCCGAGCGCCGTCAGGACGCCGAGCAGATCGCGCTGCTCAAGGACCGCGACCGGATCGCCCGCGACCTGCACGACCTGGCCATCCAGCGGCTCTTCGCCACCGGCATGACCCTGCAGAGCGCGGGCCGCTTCATCGACCACGAGGAGGCCTCCGAGCGGGTGGTTCGGGCGGTCGACGACCTGGACGAGACCATCAAGATCATCAGGTCGACCATCTTCGGTCTGCGCGCCCGTGACGGCGCCGCGGGCACCGGTCTGCGCGCACGGGTCGTCCGGGTCACCGGCGAGGCCGCTCAGGTGCTGGGCTTCGCGCCCAGCGTCCGCATGGTGGGCCTCGTCGACACCGATGTGCCGCGCGAGATCGGCGACGAGGTGGTGGCCGTCCTGTCCGAGGCCCTGACCAACATCGCCCGGCACGCGCACGCCGCCCGCGCCGACGTCGCCCTGGAGACCGACGGGCTCGAAGTGCGGCTGACCGTGACCGACAACGGCGTGGGCGTTCCGGCCGACGGTCGGCGCAGCGGCCTGGGCAACATGGCCGAGCGGGCCGGACAACTGGGCGGCGACTTCGCGATCCTCACCCCGGAGGGCGGGGGGACCAGGCTGGAGTGGCGGGTGCCGGTGCCGCGGGCCGAGGGGTAG